From Thalassococcus sp. S3, one genomic window encodes:
- a CDS encoding Maf family protein yields MSIQIILASESAVRAQLLENAAISFTPQKPRVDEESVKEALLAEGAKPRDIADTLAELKARKVSEKNPDALVIGCDQVLAFEGGILSKPVSEAEALDHLKILRGRQHSLLSAAVIYEAGKPVWRHVGQVHLSMRDASDTYLKDYVIRNWQSIRFSVGGYKLEEEGVRLFTRVNGDYFTVLGLPLLELIAYLTLRGILPK; encoded by the coding sequence ATGTCGATCCAAATCATCCTGGCCTCCGAGTCCGCTGTCCGGGCCCAGCTGCTTGAAAATGCGGCCATCTCCTTCACCCCTCAGAAACCACGTGTTGATGAAGAAAGTGTTAAGGAAGCCCTTCTGGCGGAAGGCGCAAAGCCACGGGATATTGCGGACACGCTCGCCGAGCTAAAGGCCCGCAAGGTGAGCGAGAAGAACCCGGACGCTTTGGTGATTGGTTGCGATCAGGTGCTCGCGTTCGAGGGGGGTATCCTGTCGAAACCTGTGTCGGAAGCCGAAGCTTTGGATCATCTGAAGATTCTGCGCGGCAGGCAGCATAGTCTTCTGTCCGCTGCCGTGATCTATGAGGCGGGCAAGCCCGTATGGCGGCATGTGGGACAGGTCCATCTGTCTATGCGGGATGCCAGTGATACGTATCTGAAGGATTATGTGATACGGAACTGGCAAAGCATTCGCTTTTCAGTCGGCGGTTACAAGCTTGAGGAAGAGGGCGTGCGACTTTTCACCCGCGTGAACGGGGACTATTTCACCGTTCTGGGCCTGCCGCTTTTGGAACTGATCGCCTATCTGACCTTGCGAGGTATTTTGCCGAAATGA
- a CDS encoding shikimate dehydrogenase, whose protein sequence is MTENKIPLAGVIGSPIGHSKSPKLHGYWLKAHGLRGHYIPMDVAREDLQQVIRMLPRMGFVGVNITIPHKETILAVADMITDRATLIGAANTLIFRRDGQIMADNTDGYGFIENIKQGAPNWTPKSGPAVVFGAGGAARAVVAALADAGVSEVLLTNRTRVRAEKLKADFGQRIRVVDWVQAGNVLEEAALVINTTSLGMEGQPDLRVPLDGLQKDAVVTDLVYAPLKTTLLKSAEEAGCVTVDGLGMLLHQAVPGFERWFGERPVVDDAARAAILS, encoded by the coding sequence ATGACCGAAAACAAGATCCCACTCGCTGGCGTGATCGGCTCTCCTATCGGGCATTCGAAGTCGCCCAAGCTGCATGGTTATTGGCTTAAGGCCCATGGGTTGCGCGGGCATTACATTCCCATGGATGTCGCGCGGGAGGATCTTCAACAGGTCATTCGCATGCTCCCGCGGATGGGCTTTGTGGGGGTGAACATCACGATACCGCACAAAGAGACGATCCTTGCGGTGGCCGATATGATCACGGACCGGGCCACGCTGATCGGCGCTGCGAATACGCTCATTTTCCGGCGTGACGGTCAGATCATGGCCGATAACACGGATGGGTACGGGTTTATCGAGAACATCAAACAGGGTGCGCCGAACTGGACACCCAAATCCGGGCCAGCGGTTGTTTTCGGCGCGGGCGGTGCCGCGCGGGCTGTTGTCGCGGCTCTGGCGGATGCAGGTGTGAGCGAGGTGCTTTTGACCAACCGCACACGCGTGCGCGCCGAGAAGTTGAAAGCCGACTTTGGGCAGCGTATCCGCGTTGTCGATTGGGTTCAGGCGGGCAATGTGCTGGAGGAGGCAGCGCTTGTCATCAACACAACATCACTGGGCATGGAGGGTCAGCCGGATCTGCGGGTCCCGCTTGACGGGCTGCAAAAGGACGCCGTTGTCACCGATCTGGTCTATGCCCCGCTCAAGACAACGCTGCTGAAGTCGGCGGAGGAGGCCGGATGCGTCACGGTCGACGGTCTGGGCATGTTGTTGCACCAGGCTGTTCCGGGCTTTGAACGGTGGTTCGGCGAGCGCCCGGTGGTGGACGATGCTGCCCGCGCAGCGATCCTCTCATAA
- the coaE gene encoding dephospho-CoA kinase (Dephospho-CoA kinase (CoaE) performs the final step in coenzyme A biosynthesis.), whose translation MFKLGLTGSIGMGKSTTARLFKEEGCDIWDADAAVHRLYAKGGRAVAAMSAAFPEAVVEGSVSRERLKTLLSRDPAALTRIEKIVHPLVAEDRAEFLAQSVADIVVFDIPLLFEKGGEKHLDAVACVSVGPEIQRKRVLERGTMTEDQFRHILSKQMPDAEKRAKADFVIITDTLEHARAQVHTIVEQIKDRETHA comes from the coding sequence ATGTTCAAGTTGGGGCTGACCGGGTCCATTGGAATGGGCAAAAGCACGACAGCGCGTCTGTTCAAGGAAGAGGGATGCGATATTTGGGATGCCGACGCCGCAGTTCATCGCCTTTATGCGAAAGGCGGCCGCGCCGTGGCGGCGATGAGCGCGGCCTTTCCCGAAGCCGTCGTGGAGGGCTCGGTGTCGCGCGAACGGCTCAAGACCCTTCTATCGCGCGATCCGGCAGCTCTGACGCGCATCGAAAAGATCGTTCATCCCCTGGTCGCAGAAGATCGCGCAGAATTCTTGGCACAAAGCGTTGCTGATATCGTAGTGTTCGACATACCGCTTTTGTTCGAAAAGGGTGGTGAAAAGCATCTCGATGCCGTGGCATGTGTTTCGGTTGGGCCGGAAATACAGCGCAAGAGGGTGTTGGAGCGTGGTACGATGACCGAGGATCAGTTTCGGCATATATTGTCCAAGCAGATGCCGGACGCTGAAAAACGGGCGAAGGCCGATTTCGTGATCATAACCGACACGCTGGAACATGCCCGCGCGCAGGTGCACACCATCGTAGAACAGATCAAGGATAGAGAGACACATGCGTGA
- the dnaQ gene encoding DNA polymerase III subunit epsilon codes for MREIVLDTETTGFEPESGDRIVEIGAVELYNHVATGRTYHQYINPERTMPQEAFEVHGLGDDFLRDKPKFAEIGQGFLDFVGNAKLVIHNAAFDMKFLNAELKWMGKPLLPFDQAIDTLAIARKKFPGSPASLDALCRRFGIDNSARTLHGALLDSEILAEVYLELIGGRQPDFGLAHGHMSGSSDQAGEGWRPSPRATPLPSRVTREEADAHANFVKGLGDQALWKSA; via the coding sequence ATGCGTGAAATCGTGCTCGATACCGAAACCACGGGTTTCGAACCGGAAAGCGGCGACCGCATTGTCGAGATCGGCGCCGTCGAGCTTTATAACCATGTGGCAACCGGGCGCACTTACCATCAATACATCAATCCCGAACGCACCATGCCGCAAGAAGCGTTCGAAGTGCACGGCCTCGGCGATGATTTCCTGAGGGACAAACCGAAGTTCGCCGAAATCGGCCAGGGCTTTCTGGATTTCGTGGGAAACGCCAAGCTTGTCATCCACAATGCGGCGTTCGATATGAAATTTCTGAACGCGGAACTCAAATGGATGGGTAAGCCGCTGCTGCCGTTCGATCAGGCGATCGACACGCTTGCAATCGCCCGTAAGAAATTTCCGGGTTCACCGGCGTCTCTGGATGCGCTTTGCCGGCGCTTCGGCATTGATAACTCGGCACGGACGCTTCACGGAGCCCTTTTGGATTCCGAGATCCTGGCAGAGGTGTATCTTGAGCTGATCGGCGGGCGCCAACCGGATTTCGGCTTGGCCCATGGACATATGTCCGGCTCGTCCGATCAGGCCGGCGAAGGTTGGCGGCCATCACCGCGCGCCACCCCGCTTCCTTCGCGTGTCACACGTGAAGAAGCAGATGCACATGCCAATTTTGTGAAAGGTCTTGGTGATCAGGCGCTCTGGAAAAGCGCCTGA
- the secB gene encoding protein-export chaperone SecB produces the protein MSENGAAGAGEAAKNPQLQMKILGQFVRDLSFENVMAQKGISGEVQPDVNVQVNLDAKKRPAENQYEVATKLTISSKAKDGGEQLFLLELDYAGIFMITGVSDDQLHPFLLIECPRMMFPFLRRIVSDVTRDGGYPPLNLENIDFLQIYRSELARRQAAQGAEAPAKGDA, from the coding sequence ATGTCAGAGAACGGCGCGGCTGGCGCGGGCGAAGCCGCGAAGAACCCGCAGCTTCAAATGAAGATTTTGGGTCAGTTCGTGCGCGATTTGTCCTTTGAGAACGTCATGGCGCAAAAGGGCATCTCGGGCGAGGTGCAACCCGACGTGAACGTTCAGGTCAATCTGGACGCCAAAAAGCGGCCCGCGGAAAACCAGTACGAGGTTGCCACCAAACTGACGATCAGCTCGAAAGCGAAAGACGGGGGAGAGCAGCTTTTCCTTCTGGAATTGGATTATGCCGGCATCTTCATGATCACCGGAGTGTCGGACGACCAGTTGCATCCGTTTTTGTTGATCGAATGCCCGCGCATGATGTTTCCCTTCCTGCGCCGCATTGTCAGCGATGTCACGCGCGACGGTGGGTACCCGCCGCTCAACCTGGAAAACATCGACTTTCTGCAGATCTACCGGTCTGAACTCGCACGCCGCCAGGCGGCCCAAGGCGCCGAAGCGCCGGCAAAAGGCGACGCCTAG
- a CDS encoding FxsA family protein, producing the protein MYLFLAFLAVPLIEIALFIQVGGAIGLWPTLGIVILTAMLGTWLVRSQGLMALQNLRRSFSHLQDPTRPLADGAMILIAGALLLTPGFFTDAVGFALLMPPVREIVYNYLRARISVQRFEMGPGHPRARPARDDVIDGSFEEVDAERPKSDRPSGWTKGGPQEH; encoded by the coding sequence ATGTACCTGTTCTTGGCCTTTCTGGCCGTTCCACTGATCGAGATCGCTCTGTTCATTCAGGTTGGCGGTGCAATTGGCCTTTGGCCGACGCTCGGAATCGTGATCCTGACCGCCATGCTGGGCACCTGGCTGGTCCGCAGTCAGGGATTGATGGCATTGCAGAATTTGCGCCGTTCATTCTCTCATCTGCAGGATCCGACAAGGCCGCTTGCGGACGGGGCGATGATCCTGATCGCGGGCGCACTTTTGCTCACGCCGGGGTTTTTCACGGATGCCGTCGGGTTTGCTTTGTTGATGCCCCCGGTTCGGGAGATCGTATACAATTACTTGCGTGCCCGCATTTCGGTGCAACGCTTTGAAATGGGCCCTGGTCACCCCCGCGCCAGACCGGCCCGTGACGACGTCATCGACGGCAGTTTCGAAGAGGTCGATGCCGAAAGACCCAAGAGCGATCGGCCATCTGGCTGGACAAAGGGCGGTCCTCAGGAGCATTGA
- a CDS encoding Tim44/TimA family putative adaptor protein, which translates to MNSPLIQLLVLAGIAVFLILRLRSVLGTREGFEKPPLPNPNSKPSRPDFEVIEGGPDRDITDYVPENSEAAEALAAMKRIEPSFGVSDFVQGSRGAYEMIVMGFERGELNDIQPFLAEDVFDTFVDVVAAREDQGLTIEADFIGVRETSVQSAEFDPETSRAEITMRFVGELTSVVRDRGGDIIEGSATEIKRQKDTWTFARTMGTDDPNWLLVATDA; encoded by the coding sequence ATGAATTCGCCCCTGATCCAGCTTCTTGTGCTGGCCGGTATCGCTGTTTTTCTGATCCTTCGTCTCAGAAGCGTGCTTGGGACACGCGAAGGGTTTGAAAAACCACCACTTCCGAACCCCAACTCGAAACCGTCACGCCCGGATTTCGAGGTGATCGAGGGTGGCCCGGACCGCGATATCACCGACTACGTGCCTGAAAACAGCGAGGCCGCCGAAGCGCTTGCCGCAATGAAACGGATCGAGCCCAGCTTTGGCGTAAGCGATTTCGTGCAGGGATCCCGTGGCGCGTATGAAATGATCGTGATGGGCTTTGAACGGGGTGAGTTGAACGATATTCAGCCGTTTCTTGCCGAGGATGTCTTTGACACCTTCGTCGATGTGGTGGCCGCACGCGAAGATCAGGGTCTCACGATCGAGGCCGATTTCATCGGTGTCCGCGAAACCAGCGTGCAATCGGCCGAGTTCGATCCCGAGACCAGTCGCGCGGAGATCACCATGCGGTTCGTGGGTGAGCTGACATCTGTCGTTCGTGACCGAGGCGGCGATATCATCGAAGGCAGTGCCACCGAGATCAAACGGCAAAAGGACACGTGGACGTTCGCGCGGACGATGGGCACGGATGATCCCAACTGGTTGCTGGTCGCAACGGACGCATGA
- a CDS encoding murein transglycosylase A, translated as MIRTVWAAVVACSVMVGAVSGAETTYKVLSFDELDGWSDDDHNAALDTFLNTCTDMDDPDWSSLCAVAQNQRPENGRAFFELFFKPVLIEDGKDALFTGYFEPELDGSRYPTPRFRYPLYKMPSEAREASPWLSRRQILTSGIMDNRGLEIAWVDDPVELFFLQIQGSGRIRLQNGSYLRVGYGGANGHPYRSVGVELVRRGVYQAHQVSAQVIRNWVRRNPLAGEELLFHNPSYVFFREVSRVPADKGPLGAMNRSVTTLRSIAVDPAFVKLGAPVWVEKDGANPMRRLMIAQDTGSAIKGAQRADIFFGTGDAAGQAAGKLRDPGRMLVLLPIQRAYALLPETAL; from the coding sequence ATGATCCGGACCGTTTGGGCGGCGGTCGTTGCGTGCTCCGTGATGGTTGGCGCAGTATCCGGGGCCGAGACGACCTACAAGGTCCTGTCCTTTGATGAGCTCGATGGCTGGTCGGACGACGATCACAACGCCGCGCTTGATACCTTTCTGAACACCTGCACCGACATGGATGATCCGGACTGGTCCAGTCTTTGCGCGGTGGCCCAGAACCAGAGACCGGAAAACGGTCGGGCTTTCTTTGAGCTCTTTTTCAAGCCGGTTCTGATCGAAGACGGGAAAGACGCGCTTTTTACCGGGTATTTCGAACCGGAGCTTGATGGCTCACGCTACCCCACCCCCCGATTTCGCTATCCGCTTTACAAGATGCCGTCCGAAGCGCGGGAGGCATCGCCCTGGTTAAGCAGGCGGCAGATCCTCACCAGCGGGATCATGGACAATCGCGGTCTTGAAATTGCCTGGGTAGACGATCCGGTCGAACTGTTCTTCCTCCAGATCCAGGGGTCGGGCCGTATTCGCCTGCAAAATGGATCTTATCTGCGCGTCGGGTATGGGGGCGCCAACGGTCATCCCTATCGTTCCGTGGGGGTAGAGCTGGTCCGGCGCGGTGTTTACCAAGCCCATCAGGTCAGCGCTCAGGTGATCCGCAACTGGGTGCGCCGCAACCCCCTCGCGGGGGAGGAGCTGCTGTTTCACAACCCATCTTATGTCTTTTTTCGCGAGGTCAGTCGCGTGCCGGCGGATAAAGGCCCGTTGGGTGCCATGAACCGGTCCGTGACCACGCTGCGCAGTATCGCGGTAGATCCGGCTTTCGTGAAACTCGGTGCCCCCGTCTGGGTGGAAAAGGACGGCGCAAATCCCATGCGCCGCCTGATGATTGCGCAGGACACCGGATCGGCGATTAAGGGCGCGCAACGCGCTGATATCTTCTTTGGGACGGGGGATGCGGCTGGTCAGGCGGCTGGAAAGCTTCGCGATCCCGGTCGCATGCTGGTGCTTCTTCCGATCCAGCGTGCCTACGCGCTTCTTCCGGAAACGGCTCTATGA
- a CDS encoding Smr/MutS family protein, giving the protein MDQKAFGKMKRGKLVPEGRIDLHGMTLDRAHPALIRFILASQASGKRLVLVITGKGRKGADDGPIPTPRGILKNQVPQWLTMPPLAHAVLQVSEAHISHGGAGAYYVYLKRPR; this is encoded by the coding sequence ATGGATCAAAAGGCGTTCGGCAAAATGAAGCGCGGAAAACTGGTACCGGAGGGTCGTATCGATCTTCACGGAATGACACTGGATCGGGCGCATCCTGCTTTGATCCGGTTCATTCTGGCATCCCAGGCCTCTGGCAAACGTCTGGTGCTGGTGATTACGGGGAAAGGGCGAAAGGGTGCAGATGATGGGCCGATCCCGACGCCCCGGGGCATTTTAAAAAACCAGGTTCCGCAATGGCTTACCATGCCGCCGCTTGCGCATGCCGTCCTTCAAGTCAGCGAAGCGCATATCAGTCACGGCGGGGCTGGTGCTTACTATGTTTACCTCAAGCGACCACGTTAG
- a CDS encoding MFS transporter has protein sequence MRSARFIAQNAPWLGAGFVLTFLSSFGQTFFISIFAGDIRSAFGLSHGVWGGIYTLGTTASAIAMVWAGTLTDRYRVRVLGPVILSGLAAACLFMALNPVVWLLPLVIFMLRFTGQGMTSQIAMVAMARWFSKIRGRALSVASLGFAVGEAALPLLFVTLMSFLDWRLLWGLAALAVLSGIPVLLKLLTEERTPQSISTKDDALGMEDRHWTRLEAVRHPLFWFMVPALLGPAAFNTAFFFHQVHLAEVKGISHAAFVALFPIYTSIAVLTMIASGWAIDRFGTARMMPIYQLPMVFSFAIFAVAGTIWGLVAGFVCLALTTGANGTLPAAFWAEFYGTAHIGSIKAMAAAVMVFGSAIGPGITGLLIDFGIPLETQFFGIAAYFLFVCMMATLGIARTSIPARV, from the coding sequence ATGCGGTCCGCCCGGTTCATCGCTCAAAATGCTCCCTGGCTTGGGGCCGGGTTCGTTCTGACCTTCTTGTCCAGCTTCGGACAAACCTTCTTCATATCCATTTTCGCAGGTGACATCCGCTCTGCCTTTGGGTTGAGCCACGGGGTTTGGGGCGGGATATACACGCTTGGCACCACCGCATCTGCCATCGCGATGGTATGGGCGGGAACCTTGACCGACAGATATCGGGTGCGCGTGCTTGGGCCCGTGATCCTGTCAGGTCTTGCGGCGGCCTGCCTCTTCATGGCGCTCAACCCTGTGGTTTGGTTGTTGCCGCTGGTCATTTTCATGCTCCGTTTCACCGGGCAAGGCATGACAAGCCAGATTGCGATGGTGGCCATGGCGCGCTGGTTCTCGAAGATCAGGGGCAGGGCCCTGTCTGTCGCGTCCCTCGGGTTCGCGGTGGGCGAAGCAGCCCTTCCGCTTCTTTTCGTCACTTTGATGAGCTTTCTGGACTGGCGCCTTCTTTGGGGTCTCGCAGCCCTGGCGGTTCTTTCCGGGATCCCCGTCCTGCTCAAACTGCTGACAGAGGAGCGAACCCCCCAAAGTATCTCGACGAAAGACGACGCTTTGGGCATGGAAGATCGCCATTGGACACGTCTTGAGGCAGTCCGGCATCCGCTTTTCTGGTTCATGGTGCCGGCACTTTTGGGGCCGGCTGCCTTCAACACCGCGTTTTTCTTCCACCAGGTCCATCTGGCCGAGGTCAAAGGCATCTCTCACGCGGCATTTGTAGCTTTGTTTCCCATCTACACATCGATTGCGGTGCTTACCATGATCGCGTCCGGTTGGGCGATTGACCGGTTCGGAACGGCACGAATGATGCCAATCTACCAATTGCCCATGGTGTTCAGCTTTGCGATCTTCGCTGTTGCCGGAACCATCTGGGGGCTGGTCGCCGGGTTCGTCTGCCTTGCCCTGACCACCGGCGCCAATGGAACGCTGCCCGCGGCATTCTGGGCCGAATTCTACGGAACGGCACATATCGGATCGATCAAGGCCATGGCAGCAGCCGTGATGGTATTCGGGTCGGCCATCGGGCCGGGCATCACCGGCCTTCTGATTGATTTCGGAATTCCGCTCGAAACACAATTCTTCGGGATCGCGGCTTACTTCCTGTTTGTCTGCATGATGGCGACCCTCGGGATTGCCCGTACCAGCATCCCCGCAAGGGTCTAA
- a CDS encoding alpha/beta hydrolase produces the protein MRSVFVWFCILLLAGCSSTDRFAAPIVAFAPTTEQPPRETVFFGTTRLKRPDGTYGFGRSGALELGRVTVAIPPLREPGSVSNGGAQPDPRRDFMLTEKTVYSAESSFQTDLRQRLRDAPADQREVTVFVHGFNTSYTDAMFRMAQIRHDLDIPGQAVVYAWPSRAHPLGYEYDDESALFARDGLEQLLETITRSGASRIVVVAHSMGSYLAMETLRQLEIERPGWTGRHVSGVILISPDIGIDLFRSQLARMPVVPDPFVIFVSRRDIFLRLSATLTGEPERLGNIEDGSSIADLPVSVVDVSAFSDGNGNHFVPAASPTLIALFRQADRLDQTFLRREGGSTYNVLHSQRVIVRRAGQVVVEQFDR, from the coding sequence ATGCGGTCCGTCTTTGTGTGGTTCTGTATCCTGCTGCTTGCGGGATGCTCGTCGACGGACCGGTTCGCTGCGCCCATTGTCGCGTTTGCACCAACCACCGAACAGCCCCCACGCGAGACCGTCTTTTTCGGAACGACCCGCCTCAAACGCCCCGATGGGACATATGGCTTCGGACGCTCCGGCGCGCTTGAGCTTGGCCGTGTGACCGTGGCGATCCCGCCTTTGCGAGAGCCGGGCAGCGTCAGCAATGGCGGTGCGCAACCCGATCCACGCCGCGACTTCATGCTCACGGAGAAAACGGTTTACTCCGCCGAAAGCAGTTTCCAGACGGATCTGCGTCAACGCCTGCGGGACGCGCCGGCGGATCAGCGAGAGGTCACCGTGTTCGTGCACGGCTTTAACACAAGCTACACCGATGCAATGTTCCGGATGGCGCAGATCCGGCATGATCTGGATATTCCAGGTCAGGCCGTTGTCTATGCCTGGCCCAGCCGCGCGCATCCGCTTGGATATGAATACGACGATGAAAGCGCTCTTTTCGCGCGCGACGGGCTGGAGCAGTTGCTGGAAACGATCACCCGGTCCGGCGCCAGTCGCATCGTGGTCGTGGCCCATTCGATGGGATCTTATCTGGCGATGGAGACGCTGCGGCAGCTTGAAATCGAACGTCCGGGATGGACGGGTCGCCACGTGTCCGGGGTGATCCTGATTTCTCCCGATATCGGCATCGATCTCTTCCGCTCTCAGCTGGCAAGAATGCCCGTCGTACCAGATCCCTTTGTCATTTTCGTCTCGCGTCGGGATATCTTTTTGCGTCTCTCGGCCACACTGACCGGAGAACCGGAACGGCTTGGTAACATCGAAGACGGGTCCTCCATCGCGGATCTGCCGGTTTCTGTCGTCGATGTGTCTGCCTTCTCGGATGGCAACGGAAACCATTTCGTGCCCGCAGCATCGCCCACTCTGATCGCGCTCTTTCGGCAGGCCGATCGTTTGGATCAAACCTTTCTCAGGCGTGAAGGCGGAAGCACGTATAATGTGCTCCATTCCCAGCGTGTCATTGTCAGACGGGCAGGGCAGGTCGTGGTCGAACAATTCGACCGTTAG
- the hslU gene encoding ATP-dependent protease ATPase subunit HslU yields MTDLTPREIVSELDRFIIGQKDAKRAVAVALRNRWRRKQLSDELRDEVYPKNILMIGPTGVGKTEISRRLAKLARAPFIKVEATKFTEVGYVGRDVEQIIRDLVDSAIAMTREYMREDVKANAHAAAEERVIEAIAGSDARDATREMFRKKLKAGELDDTVIELDVADTSNPMPMFEIPGQPGSNMGMMNLGEMFGKAFGGRKVRRKMTVAESYEILIGEEADKLLDDESVTRIALEAVEQNGIVFLDEIDKVCARSDARGGDVSREGVQRDLLPLIEGTTVSTKHGPVKTDHILFIASGAFHIAKPSDLLPELQGRLPIRVELRALTEDDFVRILTDTDNALTLQYSALMDTEEVKVTFTSDGIAALARIAAEVNQSVENIGARRLYTVMERVFEELSFSAPDRAGETITVDDAFVEENLGGLAKSADVSRYVL; encoded by the coding sequence ATGACCGATCTGACCCCGCGCGAGATCGTCTCGGAACTTGACCGTTTCATCATCGGCCAAAAAGACGCCAAGCGCGCCGTGGCCGTGGCCCTGCGCAACCGCTGGCGGCGCAAGCAACTGAGCGACGAGCTGAGAGATGAGGTCTATCCCAAGAATATCCTGATGATCGGCCCCACCGGCGTCGGCAAAACGGAGATCAGCCGACGGTTGGCCAAACTGGCCCGCGCGCCGTTCATCAAGGTCGAGGCGACCAAGTTCACCGAAGTTGGATATGTGGGCCGGGATGTCGAACAGATCATCCGTGATCTGGTGGACAGCGCAATCGCTATGACGCGGGAATACATGCGGGAGGACGTCAAGGCGAACGCCCACGCCGCCGCCGAAGAGCGTGTGATCGAAGCGATTGCCGGTTCGGACGCGCGGGACGCAACCCGCGAGATGTTCCGCAAGAAACTGAAAGCCGGGGAGTTGGATGACACCGTGATCGAGCTGGACGTCGCTGACACATCCAATCCCATGCCCATGTTTGAGATCCCGGGCCAACCCGGATCCAACATGGGGATGATGAACCTGGGCGAAATGTTCGGAAAGGCTTTTGGCGGCCGAAAGGTGCGGCGCAAGATGACCGTCGCGGAAAGCTATGAGATCCTGATCGGAGAGGAAGCCGACAAGCTTTTGGACGATGAAAGCGTGACCCGCATCGCGTTGGAAGCGGTCGAGCAAAACGGAATTGTCTTCCTGGACGAGATCGACAAGGTCTGCGCGCGCAGCGACGCGCGGGGCGGCGATGTCAGCCGCGAAGGGGTGCAGCGGGATCTGTTGCCCCTGATCGAAGGCACGACCGTCAGCACCAAGCACGGACCCGTCAAAACGGACCACATCCTCTTCATCGCGTCGGGGGCTTTCCACATTGCCAAGCCCTCCGATCTTTTGCCGGAGCTTCAGGGGCGCCTTCCGATCCGCGTCGAGCTGCGCGCCCTCACCGAGGATGATTTCGTCCGAATTCTCACGGACACCGACAATGCCCTGACCTTGCAATATTCCGCCCTTATGGACACCGAAGAGGTAAAGGTGACCTTCACATCCGACGGGATCGCCGCGCTCGCGCGTATTGCTGCCGAGGTCAATCAATCGGTGGAGAATATCGGTGCGCGCAGGCTTTATACCGTCATGGAACGTGTTTTCGAGGAATTGTCGTTTTCCGCGCCGGACCGGGCAGGAGAGACGATCACCGTCGATGATGCCTTTGTCGAAGAGAACCTAGGCGGATTGGCGAAATCCGCAGATGTCAGCCGATACGTCCTCTAG
- the hslV gene encoding ATP-dependent protease subunit HslV: protein MARDEFPGWHGTTIIGVKKGGEVVIAGDGQVSLGQTVIKGTARKVRRLSPGGFDVVAGFAGSTADAFTLLERLETKLEATPGQLARASVELAKDWRTDKYLQKLEAMLIVSDGAELLVITGAGDVLEPEHDVTAIGSGGNYALAAARGMMDGDRSAEQIARDAMAIAADICVYTNGNLTVETISK from the coding sequence ATGGCGCGAGACGAGTTTCCCGGCTGGCACGGGACGACAATCATTGGCGTGAAGAAAGGCGGCGAAGTTGTAATCGCTGGCGATGGCCAGGTCTCGCTCGGTCAAACGGTGATCAAGGGCACCGCCCGCAAGGTGCGCCGTCTCAGCCCCGGAGGGTTTGATGTGGTGGCCGGTTTTGCCGGATCCACAGCGGATGCCTTTACCCTGCTCGAACGGCTTGAGACCAAACTGGAAGCCACGCCCGGCCAGCTGGCCCGGGCCTCCGTGGAACTGGCCAAGGACTGGCGCACCGACAAGTATCTGCAAAAGCTCGAGGCCATGCTGATCGTGTCGGACGGCGCAGAGCTTTTGGTGATCACCGGCGCGGGTGATGTGCTTGAGCCGGAACACGATGTCACGGCAATCGGATCGGGTGGAAATTACGCGCTGGCCGCCGCAAGGGGCATGATGGACGGTGATCGCAGCGCCGAACAGATCGCCCGTGATGCGATGGCGATTGCGGCCGATATCTGCGTCTACACCAATGGAAATCTGACTGTGGAGACCATCTCGAAATGA